In Trifolium pratense cultivar HEN17-A07 linkage group LG7, ARS_RC_1.1, whole genome shotgun sequence, a genomic segment contains:
- the LOC123897997 gene encoding receptor-like protein EIX2, with amino-acid sequence MASTKFVFGYFVIPLFFLFASTHYHVASSNVSSTLCIKEERMALLKIKKDLNDPSNCLSSWVGKDCCNWIGIQCDNQTGNILKLDLQNPHICTDVLSLSPLSGKINPSLVDLKHLSHLDLSFNNFKGVPIPEFIGSLNMLNYLDLSNANFSGMVPTRLGNLSNLHYLDISNPFSSLSVKDDLSWISTLSSLQYLGMGYINISNSPHQLFQAVNKMPSLFELHLASCSLASLPPSSPFLNITSLSVLDLSGNPFNSSIPSWLFNMSTLTKLNFYDSSLKGLIPSMLGRWNLCKIQDLDIGFNDLTGDITEMIEALSCSNHSLEFLDLSYNQLTGKLPNSLGQFTSLNYLDLSRNTVNSHMGISGPMPTSIGNLSNLGSLNLDSNMMNGTIPESIGQLTNLYSLNLLQNYWEGTMTNIHLHNLTNLISLSVSSKYYPFTLKVMNDWVPPFKYLTHVEISGCLVGPTFPYWLRNLKSLNEIILQNAGITGEIPHWWLYSMSSNIWHLDVSHNKISGYFPKEMNFTSSKSPTVDFSFNKLKGSIPLWSGLSALYLRNNLLSGTVPTNIGEEMSHLMYLDLSNNYLNGRIPLSLNRIQNLSYLDLSNNYLIGEIPEFWMGMQSLQIIDLSNNSLSGGIPTSICSLPLLFILELSNNNLSTDLSSAFQNCTKLKTLSLENNRFFGSLPNEITKNLPLLAELLLRGNTLTGSIPKEICRLPSLHLLDLAENNISGSIPSCLGDVHGFKLPQTHFIDFVYSYQTVGYVPYTRHTELVLNGRIVEYLKQMPVHSTIDLSKNNLSGEIPEKITQLIHLGALNLSWNQLTGNIPRDIGLLKDLENLDLSHNKFSGPIPPSMASMTFLSHLNLSYNNLSGRIPLGNQFGTYDASIYIGNPKLCGDHLLTNCSSLFPGNGEQDRKHEDNADGDDDKTERLGLYASIVVGYITGFWVVCGSLVLKRSWRHAYFNFVFDTRDKLLALTEVYMARAKRKFGLERN; translated from the coding sequence ATGGCAAGCACAAAATTCGTCTTCGGATATTTTGTCATtcctctcttctttctttttgcaTCAACTCATTACCATGTTGCTAGCAGTAATGTTAGCAGTACTCTTTGCATTAAGGAAGAGAGAATGGCActccttaaaataaaaaaagatctCAATGATCCTTCCAATTGCCTTTCTTCATGGGTTGGGAAAGATTGTTGCAACTGGATTGGTATACAATGTGACAACCAAACAGGTAACATTCTTAAGCTTGATTTGCAAAACCCACATATCTGCACAGATGTACTGTCACTGTCTCCTTTAAGCGGGAAGATAAACCCTTCATTAGTTGACTTAAAACATTTGAGTCACTTAGACCTAAGCTTTAATAATTTCAAAGGAGTTCCCATTCCAGAATTTATTGGTTCTCTCAATATGTTGAATTACCTTGACTTATCCAATGCAAACTTTTCTGGAATGGTCCCTACTCGTCTAGGCAATTTGTCAAACTTGCACTATCTTGATATCTCTAACCCATTTTCTTCGCTTTCGGTCAAAGACGACTTAAGCTGGATCTCTACTCTTTCTTCACTTCAATATCTTGGCATGGgttatataaatattagcaaTTCGCCACACCAGTTGTTTCAAGCTGTGAATAAGATGCCATCTCTGTTTGAGTTGCATTTGGCTTCTTGCAGCCTTGCTTCTCTCCCTCCATCTTCACCTTTTTTAAATATTACATCACTTTCTGTGCTTGATCTCTCTGGAAATCCTTTCAATTCCTCAATACCTTCTTGGTTGTTCAACATGAGTACCCTTACAAAACTTAATTTTTACGATTCATCTCTAAAAGGTCTCATTCCTTCTATGCTTGGAAGATGGAATCTTTGCAAGATTCAGGATCTAGACATCGGTTTTAATGATCTAACCGGTGATATAACTGAAATGATCGAGGCCTTGTCTTGTAGCAACCACAGTTTGGAGTTTTTAGATTTGAGTTATAATCAACTAACTGGCAAATTGCCTAATTCTTTAGGGCAATTTACCAGTTTAAATTATCTTGATCTGTCAAGAAACACAGTGAACTCACACATGGGTATCTCAGGTCCTATGCCAACATCTATAGGAAACTTATCAAATCTAGGTTCTCTGAACTTGGACAGCAATATGATGAATGGGACAATTCCTGAAAGCATTGGTCAACTAACCAATTTGTATTCTCTAAACCTGCTTCAGAATTATTGGGAAGGTACAATGACaaatattcatttacataaTCTCACAAACCTAATCAGTTTATCTGTGTCATCAAAATATTACCCATTTACTTTGAAAGTGATGAATGATTGGGTTCCACCTTTTAAGTATTTGACTCATGTTGAAATCAGTGGTTGTCTAGTTGGCCCAACATTTCCTTACTGGCTCAGAAACCTAAAGTCCTTGAATGAGATAATCCTACAAAATGCTGGAATTACAGGGGAAATACCACATTGGTGGCTTTACAGTATGTCCTCCAATATTTGGCATTTAGATGTTTCCCACAACAAAATAAGTGGCTATTTTCCTAAAGAAATGAACTTCACTTCCTCCAAGTCACCTACAGTTGACTTTTCTTTCAATAAGTTGAAGGGTTCAATCCCACTTTGGTCTGGACTAAGTGCTCTTTACTTAAGGAACAACTTGTTATCCGGAACAGTACCAACCAACATTGGCGAAGAGATGTCACATTTGATGTACTTGGATCTCTCAAATAACTACCTAAATGGGAGAATCCCACTATCATTAAATAGGATTCAAAATTTGAGTTATCTTGATCTATCCAACAATTATCTCATAGGGGAAATCCCCGAGTTTTGGATGGGTATGCAGAGTTTACAAATCATTGATTTATCCAACAATAGTCTGTCAGGTGGAATTCCAACATCAATATGCTCACTGCCTTTACTATTTATCCTAGAATTGAGCAACAATAACCTATCTACAGATTTGTCTTCAGCCTTTCAAAATTGTACTAAGCTGAAAACACTTTCGCTAGAAAACAACAGGTTTTTTGGGTCTTTACCGAATGAAATAACAAAAAACCTCCCTTTACTTGCAGAGTTATTGTTGAGAGGCAACACACTCACAGGAAGCATTCCTAAAGAGATATGTCGTCTACCTTCCCTCCATTTATTGGATCTTGCAGAAAACAATATCTCAGGATCCATACCATCATGTTTGGGTGATGTGCACGGTTTCAAACTGCCTCAAACGCACTTTATTGATTTCGTTTATTCATATCAAACTGTAGGCTATGTACCGTACACGAGACACACAGAATTGGTCCTAAACGGAAGAATAGTCGAATACTTGAAACAAATGCCAGTGCATTCCACCATTGATCTCTCAAAGAATAATCTTTCTGGAGAGATACCAGAGAAGATAACACAGCTGATTCACTTGGGTGCTCTAAATTTGTCTTGGAATCAGCTAACTGGGAATATACCCAGAGACATTGGATTGCTAAAAGATTTAGAAAATCTTGACCTTTCACATAACAAATTTTCAGGTCCTATCCCTCCAAGCATGGCTTCCATGACATTCCTGAGTCATTTGAACTTGTCATACAACAATCTTTCTGGAAGAATTCCGCTGGGTAATCAGTTTGGCACCTATGATGCATCAATCTACATAGGCAACCCAAAGTTGTGTGGAGATCATTTACTGACAAATTGCTCATCATTGTTTCCTGGAAATGGAGAACAAGACAGAAAACATGAAGATAATGCTGATGGAGATGATGACAAGACTGAAAGATTGGGACTATATGCAAGCATAGTTGTCGGGTATATTACTGGCTTTTGGGTTGTGTGTGGAAGCTTGGTGTTAAAGAGGTCTTGGAGACAtgcatatttcaattttgtattTGACACGAGAGATAAACTTCTGGCTTTGACGGAGGTTTATATGGCACGTGCAAAGCGCAAATTTGGATTGGAAAGGAATTGA
- the LOC123896857 gene encoding integrin-linked protein kinase 1 — MEAKNPTRFKLGKQSSLAPERNREEDELQHDADVAATIDPGVRLMYSANEGDIDGIREVLESGVSVNFRDVDGRTALHIAACQGLTHVVELLLEKGADLDPKDRWGSTPLADAIFYKNNDVIKLLENHGAKTLMAPMHVNHAREVPEYEINPKELDFTNSVEITKGTFCSALWRGTEVAVKKLGEDVISDEEKVNAFRDELALFQKIRHPNVVQFLGAVTQSSPMMIVTEYLPKGDLRDFMKRKGALKPSTAVRFALDIARGVGYLHENKPSPIIHRDLEPSNILRDDSGHLKVADFGVSKLLAVKEDKPLTCQDTSCRYVAPEVFKQEEYGTKVDVFSFALILQEMIEGCLPFSAKRDDEVPKVYASKERPPFHAPSKRYSHGIRELIEECWNENPAKRPTFRQIITRLESIYNTIGQKRRWKVRPLRCFQNLEALIKRDRSKLSSRGSSSRSSTSHL, encoded by the exons ATGGAAGCTAAAAACCCAACAAGATTCAAGCTAGGGAAACAGTCATCGTTAGCACCAGAACGAAATAGGGAAGAAGATGAACTTCAACATGATGCTGATGTTGCTGCTACTATTGATCCTGGTGTTAGGTTGATGTATTCAGCTAATGAAGGTGATATTGATGGAATTCGTGAGGTTCTTGAATCAGGTGTGAGTGTTAATTTTAGAGATGTTGATGGACGTACTGCTCTTCATATTGCTGCTTGTCAGGGATTGACTCATGTTGTTGAGTTGTTGCTTGAGAAAGGGGCTGATCTTGATCCTAAAGATCGTTGGGGGAGCACg CCCCTTGCAGATGCTATATTCTATAAAAACAATGACGTGATCAAACTATTGGAGAATCATGGAGCAAAGACTCTG ATGGCCCCTATGCATGTTAATCATGCACGAGAAGTCCCGGAATATGAAATCAATCCGAAAGAACTTGATTTTACTAACAGTGTGGAGATAACAAAG GGGACTTTCTGTAGTGCGTTGTGGCGTGGGACTGAGGTTGCGGTAAAAAAGCTCGGGGAGGATGTGATTAGTGATGAGGAGAAAGT GAACGCTTTCAGAGATGAGCTTGCTCTCTTCCAGAAGATTCGGCATCCAAATGTAGTCCAATTTCTTGGTGCTGTGACACAGAGTAGTCCAATGATGATTGTGACAGAATATCTTCCCAAG GGAGATCTTCGTGACTTCATGAAAAGAAAAGGAGCTTTGAAACCAAGTACGGCTGTGAGATTTGCACTTGATATTGCTAG GGGAGTGGGTTATTTGCATGAAAATAAACCATCACCCATTATTCATCGTGATCTTGAGCCTTC TAATATATTGCGGGATGATTCTGGGCACCTAAAAGTTGCAGACTTTGGGGTTAGCAAGTTGCTAGCAGTTAAAGAAGACAAGCCTCTAACTTGCCAAGATACTTCTT gCCGCTACGTGGCTCCTGAGGTTTTTAAACAAGAAGAATACGGCACTAAAGTGGATGTGTTCTCATTTGCATTAATTCTACAAGAG ATGATTGAAGGCTGCCTCCCTTTTTCTGCAAAGCGCGATGATGAGGTTCCTAAAGTATATGCTTCAAAAGAGAGGCCGCCCTTCCACGCTCCTTCCAAGCGTTATTCTCATGGAATTCGAGA GTTGATTGAAGAATGCTGGAATGAGAATCCAGCAAAGAGGCCAACATTCAGGCAAATAATAACAAGGTTGGAGTCCATCTACAATACAATCGGTCAAAAAAGACGTTGGAAG